A genomic region of Candidatus Coatesbacteria bacterium contains the following coding sequences:
- a CDS encoding divalent cation tolerance protein CutA yields MRHADYLMVYVTCASPEQAQRLADNLVGERLAACANILPGMRAVYRWRGAVERDEETVLLLKTTAVRLERLVARAVELHSYEVPCVVALPLVGGHADYLEWIENATEERS; encoded by the coding sequence ATGAGGCACGCCGACTACTTGATGGTTTACGTCACCTGCGCCTCCCCGGAGCAGGCCCAGCGCCTGGCGGACAACCTGGTTGGTGAACGTCTGGCGGCCTGCGCCAACATCCTGCCCGGGATGCGGGCGGTCTATCGCTGGCGCGGCGCCGTCGAACGCGACGAGGAGACCGTGCTGCTGTTGAAGACCACGGCGGTCCGCCTGGAGCGTCTGGTGGCCCGAGCCGTGGAATTGCATTCCTACGAAGTTCCCTGCGTGGTCGCCCTGCCGCTGGTCGGCGGACACGCGGACTATCTGGAATGGATCGAGAACGCAACCGAAGAACGATCTTAA
- the rpiB gene encoding ribose 5-phosphate isomerase B has protein sequence MRVAVGADHGGLEVKNRVIAYCIEHGHRVINLGTDTPDSVDYPVYAKLVAQAVARDEADRGVLVCTNGVGMCMAANKIPGIRAALVRIPENAARSRAHNDANVLCLAGGVDTAPELEELLETWFDTAFEGGRHQRRVALMMELDEL, from the coding sequence ATGAGGGTCGCCGTCGGCGCCGACCACGGTGGGTTGGAAGTCAAGAACCGCGTCATCGCCTACTGCATCGAACACGGCCACCGGGTGATCAACCTGGGTACCGATACGCCGGATTCCGTCGATTACCCCGTCTACGCCAAGCTGGTCGCCCAGGCCGTGGCCCGCGACGAGGCCGACCGCGGCGTGCTGGTCTGCACCAACGGCGTCGGGATGTGCATGGCCGCCAACAAGATCCCCGGCATCCGCGCCGCCCTGGTGCGCATCCCGGAGAACGCCGCCCGCTCCCGGGCCCACAACGACGCCAACGTCCTCTGTCTGGCCGGCGGCGTCGACACCGCCCCGGAACTCGAGGAACTCCTGGAGACTTGGTTCGATACCGCGTTCGAAGGCGGCCGGCACCAGCGCCGCGTGGCCCTGATGATGGAGCTCGACGAACTGTAG